DNA from Streptomyces sp. Edi4:
CGCCGGTGAGGACGTCGAGGGGGCCGCCGGTCAGCATCTCGCGCATCGCGTCGAAGCGGTCGCCGTAGAACCCGGAGGCGTTCCCGACGCGCAGCACGCTCCGGTCCGCCCGGTCCGCCCGGTCCTCCCGGTCCGCCCGGTCCGTCGGACCGCCCCGGCTCATGAGGCGTCCTCGGCCGCGCGGGGCGGGCGGCCGGGTCCCGCCGGGCCGGCGAAGGCCTGAGCGATGTCGAGCCAGCGGTCGGCGTCGGCGCCCTCGGCCCGTACCGCGGTGTCGCCGCGGTGCAGCCGCTGGGTGACCAGGAGGCAGAAGTCCAACGCGGGCCCGGTGACGCGCTGTTGGGCGCCCTCGGGACCGTACGTCCACACCGCGTCGCCGTCGGGCGCGGTCAGCTCGACCCGGAACTCCTCGTCCGGCGCCGCGAGTCCGTGTACGGCGAAGGCGTAGCCGCGGGCGCGGACGCCGATGCGGGCGACGTGGCGCAGCCGGGCGGTGGGCCTGCGGGTGCGGCCCAGGGCGTCGAACACGTCCTGCCCGTGCGCCCAGGTCTCCATCAGCCGGCCCGTCGCCATCGACGCGGTGGACATGGGCGGCCCGTACCAGGGAAAACGCGCCCCGGCCGGCGCGGCCCGCAACTCCTCCTGGAGCCGTACGCGGCTGTCGCGCCACCACGAGAGCAGTTCGGCGGGCGGCAGCAGCGCGCCCGCCTCTGCCCCGTCGTCCACGAAGCGGTCCGGGGCCGCCGCCGCCTTCTCGGCCTCGGCGGCGAAGGCCTCGGGGTCGGTGACGGCGAGCAGGGCGGCGGTGTCGGTCCACGCGAGGTGGGCGACCTGATGGGCGATGGTCCACCCCGGCGCGGCGGTCGGCGTGGCCCACTGCGCGGGGCTCAACTCGCCGATGGCGACGTCCAGTTCACCCCCTTCCGCGCGCAGGTCGTCCAGCACGTCGAGTACGGCGTCGGTCGGACCGGCCGGTTCGGACACGGTGCGCTCCCCTCCGGGACAGCGGGTGTGCCACGGAGCATGGCAGCGGCGCGGAAAACAAGCAAGCGTGCTTGCATGTATTTTCTGGCCGTTGCGGGGCTGCGGGACTGCGGGGCTGCGGG
Protein-coding regions in this window:
- a CDS encoding TIGR03084 family metal-binding protein, yielding MSEPAGPTDAVLDVLDDLRAEGGELDVAIGELSPAQWATPTAAPGWTIAHQVAHLAWTDTAALLAVTDPEAFAAEAEKAAAAPDRFVDDGAEAGALLPPAELLSWWRDSRVRLQEELRAAPAGARFPWYGPPMSTASMATGRLMETWAHGQDVFDALGRTRRPTARLRHVARIGVRARGYAFAVHGLAAPDEEFRVELTAPDGDAVWTYGPEGAQQRVTGPALDFCLLVTQRLHRGDTAVRAEGADADRWLDIAQAFAGPAGPGRPPRAAEDAS